A genomic segment from Zygotorulaspora mrakii chromosome 1, complete sequence encodes:
- the DNM1 gene encoding dynamin-related GTPase DNM1 (similar to Saccharomyces cerevisiae DNM1 (YLL001W); ancestral locus Anc_5.218) produces the protein MASLEDLIPTVNKLQDVMYDAGIDTFDLPILAVVGSQSSGKSSILETLVGKDFLPRGTGIVTRRPLVLQLNNIPHDSPLIKSPSSSSDSVANENSHSLREKVSTEEMTLEEHLRKGAPEYQKPNDEEWGEFLHLPGRRFYDFSDIRKEIENETARIAGKNKGISKIPINLKVYSPKVLNLTLVDLPGITKVPIGEQPPDIEKQIKNLILEYVATPSCIILAVSPANVDLVNSESLKLAREVDPHGKRSIGVITKLDLMDSGTNALDILSGKTYPLKLGFVGVVNRSQQDIQLNKTVEEALDNEEEYFNRHPVYRTIATRCGTRYLAKLLNQTLMSHIRDKLPDIKARLNTLIGQTEQELEAFGGMGIITSENRAGLVLQLMNKFATNFISSIDGTSSDISTKELCGGARIYYIYNTIFGNSLKSISPTANLSMSDIRTAVRNSTGPRPSLFVPELAFDLLVKPQIKLLLDPSQRCIELVYEELMKICHNCGTPELSRYPKLQSKLIEVVSELLRERLGPTRSYVESLIEIHRSYINTNHPNFLSATEAMSDIIAKRKSNNSMVAFNKKSSIKSSSPDVGSMKETSSRASQSPSNSPKLESNRSLESEPEDRMDEADAKSKDSFLKYFFGKDNIEHPENGPLHGRINGITRLNKDINGQTHLDMNNLQISNDAKQDHIDNDEEMAPALTEREQLECELIRRLIVSYFNIVREMIQDQVPKAAMCLLVNFSKETLQNRLVTKLYKESMFEILLQEDQTLAQDREKCVKLLDTYKKASNIIGGIL, from the coding sequence ATGGCTAGTTTAGAAGATTTGATCCCAACAGTCAACAAACTGCAAGATGTTATGTATGACGCAGGAATTGACACTTTTGATTTACCGATTTTAGCTGTGGTTGGCTCTCAATCTTCTGGGAAGTCATCGATATTAGAGACCTTGGTGggaaaagattttttgcCAAGAGGGACAGGTATCGTCACTCGAAGACCATTGGTTTTGCAATTGAACAACATCCCGCATGATTCTCCTCTGATCAAAAGCCCTTCCTCATCTAGTGATTCAGtagcaaatgaaaattcccACTCTTTAAGAGAGAAGGTGAGTACTGAGGAAATGACTTTGGAGGAGCATTTAAGGAAAGGAGCTCCTGAATACCAAAAACCAAACGACGAAGAGTGGGGTGAGTTTTTACATTTACCAGGACGTCGATTTTATGATTTTAGTGATATtcgaaaagaaattgaaaatgaaacgGCAAGAATAGCGGGAAAAAACAAGGGCATCAGTAAGATTCCTATTAATTTGAAGGTTTATTCTCCGAAGGTTTTGAACTTAACGTTAGTGGATTTACCTGGTATCACGAAAGTTCCAATAGGTGAACAACCCCCTGACATTGAGAAacaaatcaagaatttgattttaGAGTATGTCGCCACCCCAAGTTGTATTATCCTTGCTGTGTCACCTGCAAATGTAGATTTGGTGAACTCTGAATCACTAAAACTTGCGAGAGAAGTTGATCCCCACGGTAAGAGGAGTATAGGTGTCATAACTAAATTGGATTTAATGGACTCTGGAACAAACGCTTTGGACATATTATCAGGTAAAACTTACCCGTTGAAACTTGGCTTCGTTGGTGTGGTAAATCGTTCTCAGCAAGATATTCAGTTGAACAaaactgttgaagaagcccttgataatgaagaagagtACTTTAATAGGCACCCTGTGTACAGAACTATTGCGACCAGGTGTGGCACTCGTTACTTAGCAAAGCTTTTAAACCAAACTCTTATGAGTCACATCAGAGATAAGCTTCCGGATATTAAGGCTCGCTTGAATACTTTGATTGGTCAAACGGAACAAGAATTGGAAGCCTTTGGCGGTATGGGAATAATTACGAGTGAAAATAGAGCAGGCCTTGTGCTTCAACTGATGAATAAATTTGCAACAaacttcatttcttctatCGACGGTACTTCTTCTGATATAAGTACAAAAGAACTATGCGGTGGAGCAAGGATATATTACATTTACAACACCATATTTGGtaattctttgaaatctatAAGTCCTACCGCAAACCTGAGCATGTCAGATATAAGAACTGCCGTAAGGAATTCTACTGGGCCAAGACCCTCACTTTTCGTCCCAGAACTTGCGTTTGACTTACTGGTTAAACCACAGATTAAGCTTTTGTTGGATCCATCTCAACGGTGCATCGAACTAGTATATGAGgagttgatgaaaatttgtcaTAACTGTGGTACCCCAGAATTATCGAGATACCCGAAATTACAAAGCAAGCTTATTGAGGTGGTAAGTGAATTATTAAGGGAACGTTTGGGTCCTACGCGCTCATATGTCGAAAGTTTGATTGAAATCCATAGATCTTACATCAATACGAACCACCCAAACTTTCTGAGTGCTACGGAAGCTATGTCGGATATAATAGCAAAACGTAAGAGTAATAATAGTATGGTTGCttttaacaaaaaaagtaGTATCAAAAGCTCTTCACCAGATGTTGGTTCTATGAAAGAAACTTCAAGCAGAGCCTCACAGTCTCCTTCAAATTCACCAAAGCTTGAATCGAATCGTTCTCTTGAAAGTGAGCCTGAAGATAGAATGGATGAAGCCGACGCCAAATCTAaggattcttttttgaaatattttttcgGGAAAGACAACATTGAGCACCCGGAAAATGGTCCGCTGCATGGTAGGATTAATGGCATTACTAGACTCAATAAAGACATTAATGGCCAGACACACCTTGACATGAATAATTTGCAGATCAGCAATGATGCCAAACAGGACCACATTGATAACGATGAAGAGATGGCACCTGCGCTTACAGAAAGGGAGCAGTTAGAATGTGAGCTAATCCGTAGATTGATAGTTTCGTACTTCAACATTGTCCGGGAAATGATACAAGATCAGGTTCCTAAAGCTGCTATGTGCCTCCTAGTAAACTTTTCTAAGGAGACACTGCAAAACAGACTCGTTACAAAGCTGTATAAAGAATCaatgtttgaaattttgttaCAAGAGGATCAGACATTGGCGCAAGATCGTGAAAAGTGTGTCAAGCTTCTTGACACTTACAAGAAAGCATCAAATATTATTGGAGGCATCCTGTAA
- the PRE3 gene encoding proteasome core particle subunit beta 1 (similar to Saccharomyces cerevisiae PRE3 (YJL001W); ancestral locus Anc_5.216), whose translation MAVTFADGVILGADSRTTTGAYIANRVTDKLTRVHDSIWCCRSGSAADTQAVADVVQHHLELYTVQYGAPSTKTAASIFREICYENKDALSAGIIVAGYDERSKGEVYSIPLGGSLHKQPFAIAGSGSTFIYGYCDKNFKENMTKEETITFMKNSLSQAIKWDGSSGGVIRMVVLTKEGVERLIFYPEDYEKL comes from the coding sequence ATGGCGGTAACTTTTGCAGATGGTGTGATATTAGGTGCGGATTCCCGTACAACCACTGGAGCATATATCGCGAATCGTGTAACAGATAAATTGACTAGAGTTCATGACTCTATTTGGTGTTGTAGGTCAGGATCAGCTGCAGATACGCAAGCTGTTGCCGATGTAGTACAACACCATTTAGAATTGTATACTGTACAATATGGAGCACCATCGACTAAGACTGCGGCATCAATCTTTAGAGAAATATGTTATGAGAATAAGGATGCGTTATCAGCCGGGATCATTGTTGCAGGTTATGATGAGCGGAGCAAGGGAGAAGTTTATAGTATACCATTGGGAGGATCGCTGCACAAACAGCCTTTTGCAATTGCAGGATCCGGTTCTACGTTCATTTACGGGTACTGTGAtaagaatttcaaagagaatatGACCAAGGAGGAAACGATAACGttcatgaaaaattctttgtCCCAAGCGATTAAATGGGACGGCTCTTCTGGTGGTGTTATAAGAATGGTGGTATTGACAAAGGAAGGTGTCGAACGTTTGATCTTCTATCCTGAAgattatgaaaaattatag
- a CDS encoding uncharacterized protein (similar to Saccharomyces cerevisiae YLR001C; ancestral locus Anc_5.219): protein MIFGLYNGLWNQSAMFLSSLLLWGILAHGGSDFPFTTVVDILSENVEFSTFLRILQRQGCVPILNELQNYTLLAPVNSAFINMGTNESSTPFVLDNFILRNNVLSTSLIDDGITVIDCDVRFPLVLQKSVSSGSTLIKINEATIVDPDLAPSFQSATVHGISDLINDPPLLIDFLQDLEGQTGEFSLFEKFVESLTSDNIITDMEFYNNTILIPSNINFHRYFNQLEINYILDNFSKLDSVTGNIRKAWEKNRLNFFRNLILRGVHGGVHSQPESTENLNNDKISFESNDFGSSISVNDSELSIDSNIVFDRGIIHSFNDIPFLSKATHFNAETYLHGMNSSDFVQELYFRNLQKMLEDESLDVPLTIFVPETSLNEKFGYTKSNLLYHFIENQLWLEEEFLGIKSSTKMFESAFCSSNKRLGGNCQRLRIKKNLNGYIINDKYKILHNKPFEIGKTLIYTISEVLQLPGDFVPSLNPFYHCSKSLELLRKINLLDLPPNQEGYTILLPCFESWSTNGLDLEYLRRNLTAIELMMKNMILEGLIYTDSEDINLNTKNMFDQEISISVRTESSADSEKVFLNLSSVRESIETELNMDVFFNQGVIHPISKSYFPNDLSITLGDLIETTGTTAFIDFLNFFDDFNAVLSNNDSYSLLVPTKNSLRIDGIDKNFTSLHQWLELHVIPGNATSDLLECGNQINTTSGEPLTCRESSPGNYLLKLKNGNDNEVRILKKGCTSFDMNSCVFLIDRPISLQWLSPNKYHLKLPGVAIGIGIVLGAISVLALLFCILVVFVGRNHGTKVGEQPTDTEDNAAARPLLSANNAEPNSLAGSNDYQRRRFESAYSSNSSRKPIDVSTVRTSVNPV, encoded by the coding sequence ATGATTTTTGGTTTATACAATGGTCTCTGGAACCAATCGGCGATGTTTTTGAGCAGCCTTCTACTTTGGGGGATACTAGCTCATGGTGGCAGTGATTTCCCCTTTACAACCGTTGTCGATATATTATCTGAAAATGTGGAATTCTCAACATTCTTAAGGATTTTACAAAGACAAGGATGTGTACCGATTTTGAACGAGCTCCAGAATTATACCTTATTGGCGCCGGTGAATTCAGCTTTTATAAATATGGGTACCAATGAGTCTTCTACACCTTTCGTATTAGACAACTTCATATTAAGGAACAATGTTCTATCAACTTCCCTGATTGATGACGGAATAACAGTGATTGACTGTGATGTTCGCTTTCCCTTAGTGTTGCAAAAATCAGTTTCAAGCGGCAGTACCCTGATCAAGATTAATGAAGCAACGATTGTGGATCCCGATTTAGCGCCAAGTTTTCAAAGTGCCACCGTACATGGAATATCAGATTTAATTAATGACCCACCTTTACTCATCGATTTTTTGCAAGATCTAGAAGGACAAACTGGGGAATTTAGTTTATTCGAGAAATTTGTTGAGAGCCTTACATCTGATAATATAATTACCGATATGGAATTCTATAACAACACTATATTAATTCCATCAAATATTAACTTTCATCGATACTTCAATCAGCTTGAAATTAATTATATTCTCGATAATTTCAGCAAACTGGATTCTGTAACCGGTAATATCAGAAAAGCATGggaaaaaaatagattaaattttttcaggAATCTCATTTTAAGGGGTGTACATGGCGGTGTTCATAGTCAACCTGAATCtacagaaaatttgaataaCGACAAAATCTCATTTGAGAGTAATGATTTTGGTTCATCAATATCGGTAAACGATTCCGAATTATCAATTGATTCGAACATTGTCTTCGATAGGGGAATTATCCattctttcaatgatattcCTTTTTTGTCAAAAGCAACTCACTTCAATGCTGAAACGTACCTACATGGTATGAATAGCTCGGATTTTGTCCAGGAACTTTACTTTAgaaatttacaaaaaatgcTGGAAGATGAAAGTCTGGATGTACCACTGACAATATTCGTACCTGAAACGTcgttgaatgaaaaatttgggtACACCAAGTCGAATCTTCTATACCATTTTATAGAGAATCAATTATGGCTAGAGGAGGAGTTTTTGGGCATTAAATCGTCTACCAAAATGTTCGAATCAGCATTTTGTTCATCTAATAAGAGGCTAGGTGGGAATTGTCAACGGTtaagaataaaaaagaatttgaacGGTTACATAATCAATGACAAATACAAGATTTTACACAACAAACCTTTTGAAATCGGAAAAACGTTGATATATACGATTTCAGAAGTATTACAGCTGCCAGGGGATTTTGTTCCGTCATTAAACCCATTCTATCACTGTTCCAAATCGTTAGAACTTCTAAGGAAGATAAATTTATTGGACTTACCACCAAATCAAGAAGGCTACACAATTCTTTTACCATGCTTTGAATCATGGAGCACTAATGGCTTAGATTTAGAATACCTGCGGCGTAATTTAACAGCAATCGagttgatgatgaaaaatatgatacTTGAAGGTTTGATTTATACAGATTCAGAAGATATTAACCTGAATACAAAGAATATGTTTGATCAAGAGATATCAATTTCTGTGAGGACTGAAAGCAGTGCTGATtctgaaaaagtttttctGAATTTAAGTTCAGTTAGAGAGAGTATTGAAACAGAATTAAATATGGAcgttttcttcaatcaAGGTGTTATACATcctatttcaaaatcatatTTTCCGAACGATCTAAGCATTACACTTGGTGATCTAATCGAAACAACGGGAACGACGGCATTCATAGACTTCTTaaacttttttgatgatttcaatgCCGTATTAAGCAATAATGATTCATATTCATTATTGGTTCCCACGAAAAACTCACTACGAATTGATGGAATAGACAAAAATTTCACAAGTCTGCATCAATGGTTAGAGCTTCATGTAATTCCGGGAAATGCAACGAGTGATTTGCTAGAATGTGGAAATCAAATCAACACCACCTCAGGAGAACCTCTGACATGTCGGGAAAGTTCGCCTGGTAACTACcttctgaaattgaagaacgGGAATGATAATGAGGTACGGATCCTCAAAAAGGGTTGTACCTCATTCGATATGAATTCATgtgtttttttgattgatagGCCCATATCTTTACAGTGGTTAAGCCCAAATAAATATCACCTGAAGTTGCCAGGCGTCGCGATCGGAATTGGGATTGTGCTGGGAGCCATATCTGTCCTTGCACTTCTGTTTTGCATTCTTGTAGTATTTGTAGGAAGGAACCATGGTACGAAAGTGGGTGAACAGCCAACAGATACCGAAGATAACGCCGCCGCAAGACCCTTGCTCAGCGCTAACAACGCGGAACCTAACTCATTAGCTGGCTCTAACgattatcaaagaagacgTTTCGAGAGTGCCtattcttccaattcaagTAGAAAACCCATCGATGTCTCAACTGTGAGAACTTCTGTAAACCCTGTATAG
- the RTT109 gene encoding H3 histone acetyltransferase RTT109 (similar to Saccharomyces cerevisiae RTT109 (YLL002W); ancestral locus Anc_5.217), which translates to MALREYLAQALPDQEQFEILHLQNPSKESHPVITPQSSNKSGLITVKNQHFFALFHKEKAIYALEIYVYITLTPEVQDTIAERIVFVSKADTNGYCDCEVSFKKITQQLLRYVLSINPNYYLQKVIPRHREYHKFDKHLITKKTKPTDALRLLAKRQGDVSLMSSINLNVGIYHSFQCQPNIITKICLFTKPSPQYLFAESSKNPKKHQLDGASLLKWWLDILDELIVECFDQNTTANLRIPGEDETVVNRYLRGLKHNGWEAGDLFTKKSNEKHDLAAFRIPLFPDDPKSRFLHQLADEGRILSMYLKAYWAELQERQEFRLSVTVSVIGIQGHQAEEPIYVPNNKHDVFLTSSKKQFNSIKNYITGEAYDTIEGAFEAYLNVKYFLGDRFGRRLIKVEGVAKYRWIKKESIEKRRQDIINTLSVRKKPKK; encoded by the coding sequence ATGGCATTGAGGGAATATTTAGCTCAAGCTCTACCTGATCAAGagcaatttgaaattctgcATTTACAAAACCCGTCTAAGGAGTCACATCCTGTCATAACACCACAAAGTTCTAATAAATCAGGACTTATTACCGTAAAAAATCAGCATTTCTTTGCACTATTTCACAAGGAAAAGGCAATATATGCGCTGGAAATTTATGTATATATTACATTAACTCCAGAAGTGCAGGATACCATTGCAGAAAGAATCGTGTTTGTTTCCAAAGCAGATACAAACGGCTACTGCGACTGCGAAGTTagcttcaaaaagatcacCCAACAATTGCTCAGATACGTCTTATCCATTAATCCAAATTACTATTTACAGAAGGTAATACCAAGGCATAGAGAGTATCATAAATTTGATAAACATCTTATcacaaagaaaacaaaaccTACAGATGCGTTACGACTACTTGCCAAAAGGCAAGGCGATGTTAGCCTTATGTCCAGtataaatttgaatgtAGGAATCTATCACAGCTTTCAGTGTCAGCCGAACATTATCACCAAAATATGCCTCTTCACCAAGCCATCGCCGCAATATCTTTTCGCcgaatcatcaaaaaaccCAAAGAAACATCAATTGGATGGAGCAAGCTTACTGAAATGGTGGCTAGATATACTTGACGAATTGATAGTGGAATGCTTCGACCAGAATACAACAGCCAATCTTCGCATACCTGGGGAAGATGAGACAGTGGTCAATCGCTATCTCAGAGGTTTGAAACACAATGGCTGGGAGGCTGGTGATTTGTTTACCAAAAAGTCAAACGAAAAGCACGATCTGGCAGCTTTTAGAATACCGCTATTTCCTGACGATCCCAAATCGCGTTTTTTGCATCAACTTGCAGATGAAGGGAGGATCCTTTCAATGTATCTAAAAGCATACTGGGCTGAGCTTCAGGAACGTCAGGAGTTTCGACTCAGCGTTACCGTGTCCGTGATAGGTATACAAGGACATCAAGCTGAGGAACCAATCTATGTACCTAATAATAAGCACGATGTGTTTTTAACATCCTCAAAGAAGCAATTCAACAGCATTAAGAACTACATCACTGGAGAAGCATACGATACGATAGAAGGCGCTTTTGAGGCCTACCTTAACgtaaaatattttctaGGAGACAGATTTGGACGAAGGCTAATCAAAGTCGAGGGTGTGGCGAAATATCGATGGATTAAAAAAGAGTCAATTGAGAAGAGAAGGCAGGATATAATTAATACATTATCTGTTCGCAAAAAACcaaagaaataa
- the AVT1 gene encoding Avt1p (similar to Saccharomyces cerevisiae AVT1 (YJR001W); ancestral locus Anc_5.220) gives MAQSSEQRPLNGSSSNGNNDGMTSSHPHVTYVSIPIHRNSDYGEEIDQPGSFGTFHTRRQSILDQPIGSFRGVNSLSRFATSLRRANSFRHIDVRPDVERNYFEDSNDELYDPETMAPSHDGRRLSVAISKAGNISVRPSITNFDNSIRQSGTRETEDYGSTGFLHQHDNSSLYRPAFSISDSIGGIGSNVGGGQVGDVESIMVKRVNRGDGEVVTILAGQSTGPQTIFNSINVLIGIGLFALPLGLKHAGWIPGTFLLVLLALGTFCSAELLSRCLDTDPTMISYADLGYAAFGSKGRALISCLFTLDLLGCGVSLIILFGDSLNALFPKYSSNFYKIIGFFAVTPPVFIPLSILSNISFLGIMSTVGTVLLVTFCGIWKKSAPGSLIEPMPTHLWPSNLKDFCLSIGLLSACWGGHAVFPNLKSDMRHPEKFKDCLKQTYKITTFVDIGTAIVGFLMFGGTVFDEITRNILLTEGYPQFVYVLLSVLMSIIPIAKTPLNARPIISVLDIITGVQGMQNKPDKPFAKKFLVIFNRIFINALFVLIAILFPKFDKLIAFLGAGLCFAICLILPCMFYIRICKATIRPWEKVLCHVTIGVSAALAILGVGAAIIS, from the coding sequence ATGGCACAAAGCTCAGAACAAAGACCATTAAATGGTAGCAGCAGTAATGGCAACAATGACGGCATGACTTCGTCTCATCCGCATGTAACATACGTTTCGATACCTATCCATCGAAATTCGGATTATGGGGAAGAAATTGACCAGCCGGGTAGTTTTGGCACGTTTCATACAAGAAGACAATCCATATTGGATCAACCCATTGGCTCGTTTCGAGGTGTTAACTCGTTGAGCAGGTTCGCCACATCTCTTCGCAGGGCCAATTCGTTCAGGCATATTGATGTTCGACCAGATGTGGAAAGGAATTACTTTGAGgattcaaatgatgaacTGTATGATCCCGAAACAATGGCACCGTCGCATGATGGTAGGAGATTGTCAGTTGCTATCAGCAAAGCAGGAAATATATCTGTGCGCCCATCAATTACGAATTTTGATAACAGTATTAGGCAGTCTGGTACAAGAGAGACAGAAGATTATGGATCGACAGGTTTTTTACATCAACATGATAACAGCTCTTTATATCGTCCTGCATTTTCGATTTCAGATTCGATCGGGGGAATAGGAAGTAACGTAGGAGGCGGTCAAGTAGGCGATGTCGAGTCTATAATGGTTAAAAGAGTGAACAGAGGAGACGGTGAGGTTGTCACTATCCTTGCAGGTCAATCTACGGGTCCTCAGacaattttcaattccatTAATGTCTTAATCGGAATTGGTTTGTTCGCGTTACCGCTGGGTTTGAAACATGCCGGATGGATACCGGGAACTTTTTTACTAGTTCTCCTAGCTTTAGGGACTTTTTGTAGCGCTGAATTACTTTCAAGATGCTTAGATACTGATCCCACGATGATATCATATGCAGATCTGGGTTACGCAGCGTTTGGAAGTAAAGGTAGAGCATTAATATCGTGCCTATTTACGTTAGACTTGTTGGGTTGTGGTGTTTCATTGATTATACTGTTTGGCGATTCATTGAACGCTTTATTTCCGAAATACTCTTCGAatttttacaaaataatCGGCTTTTTTGCAGTCACTCCTCCTGTATTCATCCCGCTGAGCATACTGTCTaacatttcttttttaggTATTATGTCAACTGTTGGAACTGTATTACTGGTGACTTTCTGTGGcatttggaagaaaagtgCTCCCGGCTCATTGATTGAACCCATGCCAACTCATCTTTGGCCCTCAAATCTAAAAGATTTCTGTCTCTCGATCGGTCTATTAAGTGCTTGCTGGGGTGGCCATGcagtttttccaaatttgaaaagtgaTATGAGACATccagaaaaattcaaagactGCTTGAAGCAGACCTACAAGATAACTACATTTGTAGATATTGGTACAGCGATAGTAGGTTTTCTAATGTTTGGGGGCACGGtctttgatgaaattactCGAAACATTCTGTTGACTGAAGGCTACCCTCAATTCGTATACGTTTTGCTCTCCGTATTAATGTCTATCATTCCAATTGCCAAGACTCCCTTAAATGCTAGACCCATCATCTCTGTCTTGGATATTATTACGGGAGTCCAGGGCATGCAGAATAAACCCGATAAGCCCTTTGCAAAAAAGTTTCTGGTTATATTCAACCGCATATTCATCAACGCCCTTTTTGTCCTCATTGCGATCCTATTTCCAAAATTCGATAAGCTAATTGCTTTCCTCGGGGCTGGCCTATGTTTTGCCATTTGTTTGATTCTGCCTTGCATGTTTTACATTAGAATATGCAAAGCAACCATCAGACCCTGGGAAAAAGTATTATGTCATGTCACCATTGGCGTAAGTGCTGCTTTAGCCATCTTGGGTGTAGGAGCTGCAATCATTTCGTAA